One window of the Salvia splendens isolate huo1 chromosome 1, SspV2, whole genome shotgun sequence genome contains the following:
- the LOC121796697 gene encoding transcription factor DIVARICATA-like: protein METLCPSSAVWNSSWVQTWTKEENKRFESALAIFDDKTPNRWFKVAEMIPGKSVYDVINQYRELVADVTDIEAGLVPIPGYLASSFTLELADDHLFRKRPRNTSTTCDHERKKGVPWTEEEHRRFLLGLEKHGKGDWRNISRNFVVSKTPTQVASHAQKYYLRQLSGGKDKRRPSIHDITTVHLIAEKQPLEKSSHDLISNTTDGIVMDWNAKNEDSFTTHCIFNIGASAPSFYIKSPRFYC from the exons ATGGAGACCTTGTGTCCGAGTTCAGCGGTGTGGAATTCGAGTTGGGTGCAGACGTGGACGAAAGAGGAGAACAAGCGGTTCGAGAGCGCTCTCGCGATATTCGACGACAAGACTCCCAACAGGTGGTTTAAGGTTGCAGAGATGATACCTGGGAAATCTGTTTATGATGTAATAAATCAGTACAGAGAGTTGGTTGCAGATGTTACTGATATTGAGGCTGGTTTGGTCCCAATCCCAGGCTACTTGGCATCTTCTTTTACATTGGAATTGGCTGATGATCATCTCTTTAGGAAGAGGCCTAGGAACACTTCCACTACTTGTGATCATGAACGAAAAAAGGGGGTCCCATGGACTGAAGAAGAACACAG GAGGTTTCTACTAGGGCTGGAGAAGCATGGGAAGGGGGATTGGAGAAACATATCAAGAAACTTCGTGGTGTCGAAAACGCCAACGCAAGTAGCGAGCCACGCGCAGAAGTACTACCTGCGGCAGCTCTCGGGCGGTAAGGACAAGAGGCGGCCCAGCATCCACGACATCACAACGGTGCACCTCATCGCCGAGAAGCAGCCGCTGGAGAAATCTAGCCATGATCTTATTTCCAACACCACCGACGGCATAGTGATGGATTGGAATGCCAAAAATGAGGATTCTTTCACTACTCATTGCATCTTCAACATTGGAGCTTCTGCCCCTTCCTTCTATATCAAATCGCCTAGATTTTATtgttga
- the LOC121744098 gene encoding coronatine-insensitive protein 1-like produces MDEAKSKKPNGFSSGAYDTVWECVIPYVHDPRDRDAVSLVCKRWYEIDAITRKHVTMALCYTATPHRLSRRFPHLESLKLKGKPRAAMFNLIPEDWGGFVTPWVHQIITSFGRMKVLHFRRMIVKDSDLDLLANSHGKVLEVLRLDKCSGFSTDGLLRIARFCRNLRNLLLEESSIIENDGEWLNELAMNNTVLESLNFYMTDLMKVRPRDLEQIARRCPKLASMKISDCDVSDLIGFFRAAASLEEFCGGSFSEPPGQVGEGVFNEQLERYANVVFPSRLCRLGLTYLGKAELPIVYPVASRLKKLDLLYALLDTEGHYQLLQRCPNLEILETRNVIGDRGMEILGEFCKKMKRLRIERGADEQDMEDVEGVVSQRGLMALAQGCLELEYLAVYVSDITNASLECMGTYSKNLCDFRLVLLDREERITDLPLDNGVRSLLMGCHKLRRFALYLRPGGLSDVGLSYIGQYSRNVRWMLLGYVGQSDEGLLEFSKGCPSLQKLEMRGCCFSERALAMAAMQLASLRYLWVQGYRASANGRDLLAMVRPNWNIELIPSRQVVVQDTEGGSRMAEHPAHILAYWSLAGQRTDFPSTVRPLAP; encoded by the exons ATGGATGAGGCCAAATCGAAGAAACCCAACGGTTTCAGCAGCGGCGCCTACGACACAGTATGGGAGTGCGTCATCCCCTACGTGCACGACCCGCGCGACCGGGACGCGGTGTCGCTGGTGTGCAAGCGATGGTACGAGATCGACGCCATCACGCGCAAGCACGTCACCATGGCGCTCTGCTACACCGCCACGCCGCACCGCCTCTCGCGCCGCTTTCCGCATCTCGAGTCGCTCAAGCTCAAGGGGAAGCCACGCGCGGCTATGTTCAACCTCATTCCTGAGGATTGGGGCGGATTCGTCACGCCCTGGGTCCACCAAATCATCACCTCCTTCGGAAGGATGAAGGTGCTGCACTTCCGCCGGATGATTGTCAAGGATTCAGATCTCGACCTTCTTGCCAACTCTCATGGCAAGGTTTTGGAAGTTTTGCGGTTAGATAAGTGCTCCGGTTTCTCTACCGACGGACTTCTGCGTATAGCCAGATTCTGCAG GAATTTGAGAAACTTGCTTTTGGAAGAGAGCTCAATTATTGAGAATGATGGAGAATGGCTGAATGAGCTTGCAATGAACAATACAGTTCTTGAAAGTTTGAATTTCTATATGACTGATCTCATGAAAGTTAGACCTAGAGACCTTGAACAGATAGCAAGAAGATGCCCGAAGTTGGCCTCAATGAAAATTAGCGACTGCGATGTCTCAGACCTTATAGGTTTTTTCCGAGCAGCAGCTTCATTGGAAGAATTCTGTGGGGGGTCTTTTAGTGAGCCCCCTGGACAGGTTGGTGAAGGTGTTTTTAATGAGCAACTGGAAAGGTATGCCAACGTTGTATTCCCTAGTCGGTTGTGCCGCTTGGGTCTTACTTACCTGGGGAAAGCAGAATTGCCAATTGTATATCCTGTTGCTTCCAGACTTAAAAAATTGGACCTCCTTTATGCTCTGCTGGATACTGAAGGCCATTATCAGTTACTGCAGAGATGCCCTAATCTGGAAATTCTTGAG ACAAGAAACGTGATCGGAGATAGAGGAATGGAAATTCTGGGTGAGTTCTGCAAGAAAATGAAAAGACTGAGGATAGAGCGTGGAGCTGATGAACAAGACATGGAAGATGTCGAAGGTGTGGTCTCCCAGAGAGGACTCATGGCTCTGGCGCAAGGATGTCTGGAATTGGAGTACTTGGCCGTGTATGTGTCAGATATCACAAATGCATCACTGGAGTGCATGGGAACATACTCAAAAAACCTATGTGACTTTCGGTTGGTTTTATTGGACAGAGAGGAAAGAATTACAGATCTCCCTCTTGACAATGGGGTTCGGTCACTATTAATGGGGTGCCACAAACTGAGGAGGTTTGCATTGTATCTACGGCCTGGTGGGCTGAGCGACGTGGGTCTGAGCTACATAGGGCAGTACAGCCGCAACGTGAGATGGATGCTTCTGGGGTACGTAGGACAGTCGGATGAAGGTCTGTTGGAGTTCTCAAAGGGGTGCCCGAGCCTGCAGAAGCTGGAGATGAGAGGCTGTTGCTTCAGCGAGCGTGCACTGGCAATGGCGGCCATGCAGCTGGCGTCTCTAAGGTACTTGTGGGTGCAGGGATATCGAGCATCTGCAAATGGCCGAGACCTGCTGGCAATGGTGAGGCCGAACTGGAACATCGAGCTGATACCGTCGAGACAAGTTGTAGTGCAGGACACGGAAGGAGGGTCGAGAATGGCTGAGCATCCGGCACACATACTCGCTTATTGGTCCCTCGCTGGGCAGAGAACAGATTTCCCGTCAACAGTGAGGCCCCTAGCACCTTGA
- the LOC121744058 gene encoding uncharacterized protein At2g39920-like isoform X4 codes for MSAYGHQMEREYSAQSILAGEGSETGSHYTSEAGIYMSSFAATVFVSGLVTVGISLFSLLVALTVMLNSCERQNSGVVEMNRKTPSYDYCQNLALHAELNSLSEHIFPEICHDINAQYVKEGQYKKDLNIVVTIAEEFFSSVTPQGDGRDVVLMDADDFLTSETMINKDVLHGSSRDAKYWRHFFALKLYLKLQAGQWPLILLSRKPHKLRNDTVEYLTSVGCHGWSSLVMRLIVVEAEEVLGQKTK; via the exons ATGTCTGCTTATGGACATCAAATGGAGCGGGAATACTCCGCTCAAAGTATATTGGCTGGGGAGGGATCAG AAACAGGAAGCCATTACACCAGTGAGGCAGGAATTTACATGTCATCTTTTGCAGCTACTGTTTTTGTTTCTGGACTTGTTACAGTTGGGATATCACTCTTCTCATTATTGGTAGCATTGACTGTGATGTTAAATTCGTGTGAACGTCAGAATTCTGGAGTTGTAGAGATGAACAGAAAAACACCCAGTTATGATTATTGCCAGAATTTGGCTCTTCATGCAGAGCTGAACAGCTTAAGTGAGCATATTTTTCCAGAAATTTGCCATGATATTAATGCACAGTATGTCAAGGAAGGTCAATACAAGAAAGATTTAAATATTGTAGTTACAATTGCTGAGGAGTTCTTTAGTAGCGTTACACCACAAGGTGATGGTCGCGATGTTGTATTAATGGATGCAGATGATTTCTTGACTTCAGAAACTAT GATCAACAAAGATGTCTTGCATGGCAGCAGTAGAGATGCAAAATATTGGAGACACTTTTTTGCACTGAAGTTGTACCTTAAACTTCAAGCTGGGCAGTGGCCATTGATTTTGTTATCACGTAAACCGCATAAACTGCGAAATGATACTGTGGAGTATCTTACGTCTGTGGGATGTCATGGTTGGTCATCACTCGTCATGAG gttgattgttgtcgaagccgaggaggtgttgggacagaagactaaataa
- the LOC121744058 gene encoding uncharacterized protein At2g39920-like isoform X2: MSAYGHQMEREYSAQSILAGEGSETGSHYTSEAGIYMSSFAATVFVSGLVTVGISLFSLLVALTVMLNSCERQNSGVVEMNRKTPSYDYCQNLALHAELNSLSEHIFPEICHDINAQYVKEGQYKKDLNIVVTIAEEFFSSVTPQGDGRDVVLMDADDFLTSETMINKDVLHGSSRDAKYWRHFFALKLYLKLQAGQWPLILLSRKPHKLRNDTVEYLTSVGCHGWSSLVMRDVVARRVNLKSDSARLKELSKRGGLFYPTLCVGFLFQNLCEKHEYFQ, from the exons ATGTCTGCTTATGGACATCAAATGGAGCGGGAATACTCCGCTCAAAGTATATTGGCTGGGGAGGGATCAG AAACAGGAAGCCATTACACCAGTGAGGCAGGAATTTACATGTCATCTTTTGCAGCTACTGTTTTTGTTTCTGGACTTGTTACAGTTGGGATATCACTCTTCTCATTATTGGTAGCATTGACTGTGATGTTAAATTCGTGTGAACGTCAGAATTCTGGAGTTGTAGAGATGAACAGAAAAACACCCAGTTATGATTATTGCCAGAATTTGGCTCTTCATGCAGAGCTGAACAGCTTAAGTGAGCATATTTTTCCAGAAATTTGCCATGATATTAATGCACAGTATGTCAAGGAAGGTCAATACAAGAAAGATTTAAATATTGTAGTTACAATTGCTGAGGAGTTCTTTAGTAGCGTTACACCACAAGGTGATGGTCGCGATGTTGTATTAATGGATGCAGATGATTTCTTGACTTCAGAAACTAT GATCAACAAAGATGTCTTGCATGGCAGCAGTAGAGATGCAAAATATTGGAGACACTTTTTTGCACTGAAGTTGTACCTTAAACTTCAAGCTGGGCAGTGGCCATTGATTTTGTTATCACGTAAACCGCATAAACTGCGAAATGATACTGTGGAGTATCTTACGTCTGTGGGATGTCATGGTTGGTCATCACTCGTCATGAG ggacgtcgtcgctcgacgagtaaatctcaagtcagacagtgcccgtttgaaagagttaagcaaacgaggtgggcttttctatcctacattatgtgtgggcttcCTTTTTCAGAATTTATGTGAAAAGCATGAATATTTTCAGtaa
- the LOC121744107 gene encoding uncharacterized protein LOC121744107 — MVKTPAAEDQNSGIEDSVDVSPIETPATASPSFSRRLTDIFLEDGDDDLLLQRTDIGEGFMQWLGALNMQVMGACRADERLKPLLKLKISGGEAEDRLLAQLCEHFEPSEVGLLARCLCVPLVSIRVGKINKQGTLLCPTSLRGNLCLTLLPTSNHRVSFNGDDGSMEILATLSSGDHCTSLEMEEIFADNSRRSFLLRTVDDVVFYFWCSEKYQFLGNEMLKKMKDLLVRKPSLAELTGISDDRLNSFATQLRTYLGGSIASNAPSSGVLPSSCPSDDDSLYSAELYFPQSSVTYEKSSESEQYGLRGSVTDLNHLNGLYPNSDSSEMSMPNKLSSKNVTAREKLIQFGDNSAFPNSLSLAATINAELSNSIGLAKGKLPEANSVHPFSALNAVDAFNKPLDLPLCGSKVQVHSSRSSHFSPLYCWCPPAASTLHYTLRTSQMSTESLHLPPLSSLLTSKSSLSLSDFPAMEFPSFQPEPFITSLATSQQIPTFTPLMCDPIIHIPIYSSSPGYLVSSGLALSNHVDPLISSSESAAEQSSRETLRMLINSTNSQPNSKLLEMLPPMLSSNGDKPNILSIGGSKGFSSVTRGVHAVSGGPTNNTSFMFLTEKSKGGGFRKVCSSRDDSVDDKEKPHEAEDWEMNS, encoded by the exons ATGGTTAAAACTCCGGCGGCGGAGGATCAAAACTCCGGCATCGAGGACTCCGTCGACGTATCTCCGATTGAGACTCCGGCCACTGCTAGTCCGTCATTCTCGCGGAGGTTAACGGATATATTTCTGGAGGACGGTGATGATGATCTGTTGCTACAGAGGACCGATATTGGCGAAGGATTTATGCAGTGGCTTGGGGCTTTGAACATGCAGGTAATGGGGGCTTGTCGTGCGGATGAGAGGTTGAAGCCTTTGTTGAAACTTAAAATCTCCGGCGGTGAGGCTGAGGATCGCCTATTAGCGCAACTCTGTGAG CATTTCGAGCCATCAGAAGTTGGTCTGCTTGCCAGGTGCTTGTGTGTTCCTCTCGTTTCTATCCGCGTCGGGAAAATTAACAAGCAAGGAACCCTATTATGCCCTACATCTCTGAG AGGAAATTTGTGTCTCACACTACTACCTACTTCTAACCATCGTGTCTCATTTAATGGGGATGATGGTTCTATGGAGATACTGGCAACATTAAGCTCAGGGGATCATTGCACTAGCTTAGAGATGGAAGAGATTTTTGCAGACAATTCCAGAAGATCTTTCTTACTCAGGACTGTAGATGATGTGGTTTTTTACTTTTGGTGCTCTGAGAAATATCAGTTTCTAGGGAATGAAATGCTCAAAAAG atgaaggatttgcttgTAAGAAAGCCTTCCTTGGCTGAATTAACTGGAATAAGTGATGACCGCCTCAACTCCTTTGCAACTCAGCTCAGAACTTATCTTGGTGGATCAATAGCGAGTAATGCACCATCTAGTGGTGTTCTTCCATCTAGCTGTCCTTCAGATGATGATTCATTATATTCTGCTGAGCTTTATTTTCCTCAGTCCTCAGTTACTTACGAGAAAAGCTCAGAATCCGAGCAGTACGGCCTTCGAGGGTCAGTGACAGACCTGAACCATCTTAATGGTCTCTATCCCAACTCTGATTCATCTGAAATGAGCATGCCAAATAAATTGTCCTCTAAAAACGTTACTGCTAGGGAAAAATTGATACAGTTTGGGGATAACAGTGCTTTCCCCAACAGCTTGTCTCTTGCAGCGACAATCAATGCCGAACTATCAAATTCTATCGGCTTGGCCAAAGGAAAGCTTCCTGAAGCAAATTCAGTTCACCCATTTTCTGCTCTAAATGCCGTGGATGCATTTAATAAACCTTTGGATCTCCCTCTCTGTGGCTCAAAAGTGCAGGTTCATTCGTCACGCTCATCTCATTTCTCTCCTCTCTACTGCTGGTGTCCTCCCGCAGCTTCAACTCTGCACTACACTCTCAGGACCTCTCAAATGTCAACCGAATCTCTTCATTTGCCTCCACTCTCTTCTCTACTGACCTCTAAATCATCTCTAAGCTTGTCTGATTTTCCGGCTATGGAGTTTCCTAGCTTTCAGCCAGAGCCATTTATAACTAGCCTAGCAACCTCACAGCAGATCCCAACATTTACACCTTTGATGTGTGATCCAATCATCCACATTCCCATCTATTCATCCAGCCCAGGATACTTAGTAAGTTCTGGCCTGGCCTTGTCAAATCATGTGGATCCTCTCATCTCAAGTTCTGAATCTGCTGCCGAACAAAGTTCTAGGGAAACACTTCGCATGCTCATTAATAGCACCAACAGCCAACCCAACTCAAAGCTGCTGGAGATGCTGCCGCCTATGTTGAGCAGCAACGGCGACAAGCCAAACATACTCAGTATTGGAGGAAGCAAGGGGTTTTCTTCTGTAACAAGAGGCGTACATGCTGTCTCAGGTGGTCCAACGAATAATACAAGCTTCATGTTTCTAACGGAGAAATCAAAGGGAGGTGGTTTTCGCAAAGTGTGTTCCAGCAGAGATGATTCAGTTGATGATAAGGAGAAGCCACATGAAGCTGAGGATTGGGAAATGAATAGCTAG